One stretch of Paenibacillus sp. AN1007 DNA includes these proteins:
- a CDS encoding LysM peptidoglycan-binding domain-containing protein: MLNQPYGLRFDIYERVHLSEGVPAIEELEEIELYPRIQVIGQDDHATLRGHLLLTGTYRGESEDSEELKHFIPVEITVPLNRVRSIDDISIEIENFDVDLLSSRSLNITGVLSLRGIEGFPVEEPQVWSADEFTVVHSSEAEQDSRTNEREQAEQFELQEQAGRYEPDDQFQQGEENELANAAELAAYGSPESADLSVRTQGEAGYEELSQAYWNQASAEPLTPDTAVADERDVHRQPEADDGSLLSQTSNETYEAPSPISSFEAPSPISSFMAETADRLASYPESEPLLPIEEETSAWTEPTVISVPENLISSSSSASEQARSEAEQRPLEDTAPKVWHFEEARSSAQQEEQVIPNTSAHAQTENWQDVFASSEAVQPEEERPVLEPAEENALLQHEASVPEPIAEAEDKPELKVAFGSKKESSPREEEGVGISSLLSSGRAAREVEEERGEETPAGAVPEDTSQAEDVEWKNLFLGTIVDQTPFRKVKLCIVQREDTLDAIADRYQLSTRELQLYNRLTEQVVEEGQILYIP; the protein is encoded by the coding sequence TTGTTGAATCAACCTTATGGTTTGCGGTTCGATATTTATGAGCGTGTTCATTTGTCTGAGGGAGTGCCTGCCATTGAGGAACTGGAAGAAATTGAACTATATCCGCGCATCCAGGTAATCGGACAGGACGACCATGCCACCCTGAGGGGGCATCTGCTGCTTACAGGAACGTACCGGGGGGAAAGTGAAGATTCAGAGGAATTAAAGCATTTTATACCTGTCGAAATTACTGTACCATTAAACCGGGTGAGATCCATTGATGATATTTCGATTGAAATTGAAAATTTTGATGTTGACCTGTTATCCAGCCGGAGTCTGAATATTACAGGTGTACTTTCATTGCGAGGCATTGAGGGCTTCCCTGTAGAGGAACCTCAGGTGTGGTCTGCAGATGAATTTACGGTTGTTCACTCGTCTGAAGCTGAGCAGGACAGCCGTACGAATGAACGGGAACAGGCGGAGCAGTTCGAACTGCAGGAACAAGCGGGGCGATATGAGCCAGATGATCAGTTCCAGCAGGGTGAAGAAAACGAGCTTGCGAATGCGGCTGAACTTGCTGCGTACGGTTCTCCCGAATCAGCAGATTTGTCTGTGAGAACCCAGGGAGAAGCGGGATATGAAGAGCTCTCGCAAGCTTATTGGAATCAGGCATCGGCCGAGCCGTTAACGCCGGACACTGCTGTAGCTGATGAACGGGATGTACACAGACAGCCTGAGGCAGACGACGGAAGTTTGCTCTCACAGACATCAAATGAAACATATGAAGCGCCTTCTCCAATCTCTTCATTTGAAGCCCCATCTCCAATCTCTTCATTTATGGCGGAGACGGCCGACAGACTCGCTTCCTATCCGGAGTCTGAACCGCTTCTTCCGATAGAAGAAGAAACGTCAGCATGGACTGAGCCAACCGTAATTAGCGTACCCGAGAACCTGATATCTTCGAGTTCCTCTGCTTCTGAACAGGCCCGTTCAGAAGCAGAACAAAGACCGCTGGAAGATACAGCTCCTAAGGTATGGCACTTTGAAGAAGCTCGGTCAAGTGCCCAGCAGGAGGAGCAGGTGATTCCAAATACCTCAGCTCATGCACAGACCGAGAACTGGCAGGACGTATTTGCTTCATCTGAAGCGGTTCAGCCAGAAGAAGAGCGGCCTGTGCTGGAACCGGCGGAGGAAAACGCCCTGCTGCAGCATGAGGCATCTGTTCCTGAACCCATTGCTGAGGCGGAAGACAAGCCGGAACTGAAGGTTGCTTTCGGCAGCAAGAAGGAGTCGTCACCAAGAGAAGAAGAGGGTGTGGGCATCTCCTCGCTGTTATCATCCGGCCGTGCCGCTCGGGAAGTTGAGGAAGAGCGCGGTGAGGAGACCCCTGCTGGAGCTGTCCCAGAAGATACGAGTCAGGCAGAAGATGTAGAATGGAAGAATCTGTTCCTGGGAACGATTGTAGATCAGACACCGTTCCGCAAAGTAAAGCTGTGCATTGTGCAGCGCGAAGATACACTGGATGCCATTGCAGACAGGTACCAGCTCAGTACCAGAGAACTGCAGTTGTATAATCGATTGACCGAGCAGGTTGTAGAAGAAGGACAGATTCTGTATATTCCCTAA